The genomic stretch TAGATGAGACTGTTGTCAATGGCGCCCAAATCTTTTATAAACACCAATTCGGAATTGGGAACGATGACTCTAGGTCTAATTGGCTAGTCGGATTGGTTAATTCTGCTCCTTATTTGTGCTGCGCTGTCATCGGTTGCTGGCTGACAGTGCCATTCAATGCTTGGTTTGGCCGTCGAGGGACTATCTTCATCACTTGCTGCTTTTCTGCACTTGCCTGCCTTTGGCAAGGGTTTGTGAACACATGGTGGCATATGTTTATTGCCAGGTTTGTGTTAGGCTTTGGTATCGGCCCCAAATCTGCGACAGTCCCAATATATGCCGCTGAAACAGCCCCTCCTGTCATTCGCGGTGCTTTGGTAATGCAGTGGCAGATGTGGACTGCGTTCGGCATCATGTTTGGCTACGCCGCGGACCTTGTTTTCTATGAAGTGCGGGATCCAGTAGGGATCACAGGCCTAAACTGGCGCCTCATGGTGGGCTCAGCTATGCTTCCGGCCATCCTGGTTTGCTGTTTTGTTTTCACCTGTCCAGAATCACCTCGGTGGTATATGTCGCGGAAGTGCCACGATAAAGCGTATCGATCAATGTGTAGTCTGCGGTTTCACAAGATCCAAGCTGCCCGTGACCTGTTCTACATGCACACATTGCTGGAGGCCGAGAATGCAATGAAACTCGGCCAGAATAAAGTACTCGAAATGATCACCGTTCCCCGCAATCGGCGTGCCTTGGTTGCGTCTGAGTTGGTTATGTTTCTGCAACAGGTATGTTCCCAATTTTAATGGCCTACGCCCTACTGATATGAGTACGCTAACCATGATATAGTTCTGTGGTATGTATCATAAAAATGAATCCAACATAGTCAGGTTTTACTAAGTACTTACTCTTTCTCTATTTAGGCGTCAACGTAATCGCCTACTATTCTTCTGAGATCTTCCTCGAAGCAACGAACCAGCGAAACGCTTTGACAGCATCCCTAGGTTGGGGTCTGATCAACTGGCTCTTTGCCATTCCAGCAGTGTACACCATTGATACTTTTGGCCGTCGCAACTTGCTACTTACCACATTTCCTCTTATGGCACTTTCCATGTTCTTCACCGGCTTTAGTTTCTGGATTCCACAAGAAACCCACAGCTCGGCGCGACTAGCATGTATCGCTCTGGGcttatatatctttggcATTGTTTATTCCGTGGGAGAGGGCCCTGTGCCATTCACCTATTCAGCCGAAGCCTACCCGCTCTATATACGTTCGTATGGCATGGCCCTCGCCACTGCAACGACCTGGTTATTCAATTTCACGCTTGCTGTTACATGGCCATCTCTTCGCAGCGCGTTCACCCCGCAAGGTGCATTCAGTTGGTACGCGGGCTGGAACATTGTGGGTTGGTGGCTGATACTCTTGTTGATGCCTGAGACCAAAGGAAAGACCCTGGAAGAGTTAGATCAGGTTTTCTCCGTTTCTACAACTTTTCATGCTGCGTACGGACTTCGGCAAATCCCTTATTTCTTCCAGAGGTATATCTTACGCCAGAACGTGCGGCCAGAGGTCTTGTATGAGCGGGAAGATGCATTTAACGTTCCTCCAGAAGCTGGTTACAACACTCTATGAGCAGACTGAGGAGAATATGTATATAGTGTACGATTTGTTATGTTCACATGCGTTATGACATGTATTGTACCCGCGCAATTTCGCTCCGATGACACCATCGGACCCATCATTTGCCTATACGTCAGACTGGTCCGAAGTCCAGATTAAGTTCCGATTAAGTTGTATAGCAGGTACACACTTTCTTAAACCAAGTCTCCAATTTCAATAagtttgttttgttttgtacAAGTCTAACTATGAACAACATGGGGTATAGAGGGGAACTTCGTCAGACAGCAGTTGGTACGATTACTTGATCCGCATGGATTATACTCGGAACAGGTCTGTGAGTGAAAtcttgcttcatcatccgaaGTATTGTgacgggaaaaaaaaaaataaaaaagaaaaaaaaaagcccaaaaacaaaacaaaacaaactTTTCATTACTCGATTCAAGGGATTGGTTGAGAAACaaattctttctcttccaaatccGAACCCGACGCCAGAGGTGCAATAAGCATGAGCTCAAAGGAACGCATAAGTCCATCATAATTGATCACGCATTATTGCCCAAGTAGTCAATCTCTAACGACCAAATGAAACCAGATCAGCAGTCGAAATGTCCGTTGGCAGTGTTCATCGCCAGCAAAAAGCTGCGAGAAAGGTGTGGTGCTAGGAGGGAAAGATGAAAAACAAACCGACGATAGCACAAGAATTTATATGCAGTTTTTAGCGCCGCTTCGCTAATGGACCAACCAGACGGAGGAACCACGATAAGTGGTTTGCATAGTTTGCGTAGTTTGTAATGTAGGCCTTCCGCGGCACCCAAAAAAAGTAATTTTTCGTAGTAGGCATCAGCACTTGCTTGTGACTTTTGTTCTATACCGGCTTTCGCCTGTGCGAGATACTTTATGGGCTATTGGGTCTAcgagatcttcttttctttcttttaattGCATAGCTTCTATTTCGTTTCGCTGTACGTATCCATCGGTAAGATATCCGTCTTGATCATTGTGCTCATCATTGTCTTTTCTGGAAATATGTAAATTTTATGCCGCATCATTGTGCTAACCTTTTTCCCTGGCTGTTCAGGTCGATTTTTACATACCCTGTTTATATTACTATCCAATAATACAAATATCAAAATGGTCGACGCTCCTGAGAGTCCTGTCCCGCAGCAACAAAGTGTGTAGGAGAATGTACCTTTGGGCTGCTCATTTTGGGGCTGGATccaacgatgaagacaatgttCCATGAATCACTAATGAGTCCCTAGCTCCCGTCAAGACTTTCCAGAATGGAGTCAGAACGACAGGCCGTGCCTTCCATTCCCCAAACTGGCGTGTGAAGGGTGAGGAGAGCCCCAGTGCGCAAAGCGCGGGGTCCCCCGGTCCGAAGACCAATACCTCGAGGATTGCATTCAGCAGACCTAGCCCCCATGTCCCTCAGGCTATCTCCGAAGGACGCCGTCTCTATGTGGGCAACATGCCTTACACTGCCAAGTCGGAGGACGTGCAAGCGCTGTTCACCGCGGCCGAGTTTACAATGTATGAGTGAGAAATACTGTATAAAGATGGGTCCAGACTGAGTGCTTCATAGCGAGCGGATCGACATCGCCATTGACCCGTTCACTGGCCGTAACCCTTCATATTGCTTCGTCGACCTTGAATCGAAGGAATTGGCAGAGAAGGCTATGAACGAATTGGATGGTCGCGACATGCTCGGCCGTCCGGTTAAGATCAAGCCGGGTGTGGTTAAGTCTTCTAGCGAGCGTtcccagcaacagcaacagcaacagcagcgGACAGACGGATCTCCTCGTTCTGATAGTAAGACATCGCTTTTCACTATGGACCGATGGCGCCGCAACGATGCTCCTACCTTTGCCCGGACCAACAGTGATTCCAGCCGTCGGCTCTATGTTGGTGGTCTTCCCCGGTTGACCGATCAAGAAGACATTTCCAGCAATatcaccaacttcttcaaggaCTACAAGCTGtatgccttttcttccctagAAAGCTAGGTCGCCTGATGATACTGACATGATTGACTGCTAGTGAGAACATTAGCAAGCTGTTTACTCCCCACCCCGCGAAGCGCTTCGAGCCCGGTGACCACTACTACTTGTTCGTCGACTTCAGCAGCGTTGAAGAGGCACAATCGGCCATGAGCGCCTTGAATGGACAGGAGGGTCCTTGGGGCTCCCCTATCCGGGTGCAGAGGGCTCGCGGAGAGACCAATTCTGAAGACCGGAAGAGCAAGTGGTCTTCTGCGCGAGGAGACGAAACCCCAGCTACCGGCGATGTCTCGGTCGCTGTTTAATCTACCCCCGAATAGTCATTCATGCTTTGTTGGCTAGAATATAATTGCATAAAATTGGCGCTcagaattaaaaaaaaggcaaaggcaaaaTTGGAGTTTGGCGCTTTATCACTTTCTGCAGGATGAACT from Aspergillus oryzae RIB40 DNA, chromosome 1 encodes the following:
- a CDS encoding uncharacterized protein (predicted transporter (major facilitator superfamily)), whose amino-acid sequence is MFGKEDMGPFADPQHKDDTEHVERNENAMPRRILATAAERARRNINAKLANPLAGYSYEELRSQGINFAVSHHIGDEEDIRAFGIGAILAQVPDKFTQVPDLRPDEIEVLQKEFSNRWSQPWTMYLVIALCSLAAAVQGMDETVVNGAQIFYKHQFGIGNDDSRSNWLVGLVNSAPYLCCAVIGCWLTVPFNAWFGRRGTIFITCCFSALACLWQGFVNTWWHMFIARFVLGFGIGPKSATVPIYAAETAPPVIRGALVMQWQMWTAFGIMFGYAADLVFYEVRDPVGITGLNWRLMVGSAMLPAILVCCFVFTCPESPRWYMSRKCHDKAYRSMCSLRFHKIQAARDLFYMHTLLEAENAMKLGQNKVLEMITVPRNRRALVASELVMFLQQSGFTKYLLFLYLGVNVIAYYSSEIFLEATNQRNALTASLGWGLINWLFAIPAVYTIDTFGRRNLLLTTFPLMALSMFFTGFSFWIPQETHSSARLACIALGLYIFGIVYSVGEGPVPFTYSAEAYPLYIRSYGMALATATTWLFNFTLAVTWPSLRSAFTPQGAFSWYAGWNIVGWWLILLLMPETKGKTLEELDQVFSVSTTFHAAYGLRQIPYFFQRYILRQNVRPEVLYEREDAFNVPPEAGYNTL
- a CDS encoding RNA-binding protein (predicted protein), with the protein product MVDAPESPVPQQQTPVKTFQNGVRTTGRAFHSPNWRVKGEESPSAQSAGSPGPKTNTSRIAFSRPSPHVPQAISEGRRLYVGNMPYTAKSEDVQALFTAAEFTIERIDIAIDPFTGRNPSYCFVDLESKELAEKAMNELDGRDMLGRPVKIKPGVVKSSSERSQQQQQQQQRTDGSPRSDSKTSLFTMDRWRRNDAPTFARTNSDSSRRLYVGGLPRLTDQEDISSNITNFFKDYKLENISKLFTPHPAKRFEPGDHYYLFVDFSSVEEAQSAMSALNGQEGPWGSPIRVQRARGETNSEDRKSKWSSARGDETPATGDVSVAV